Proteins encoded within one genomic window of Polynucleobacter duraquae:
- a CDS encoding DUF4212 domain-containing protein, giving the protein MQLTESHKQYWQKNLRMTAFLLAIWFVVTFVVGYFARDLNFDFFGWPFSFWVGAQGSLVIYVLIIAYYAHYMNNLDKEYGCAEVEED; this is encoded by the coding sequence ATGCAATTAACAGAATCGCATAAGCAATATTGGCAAAAAAACCTGAGGATGACGGCATTCTTGTTAGCCATTTGGTTTGTTGTGACCTTTGTTGTGGGATATTTTGCCCGCGACCTGAATTTCGACTTTTTTGGCTGGCCGTTTAGCTTTTGGGTTGGGGCACAGGGATCATTGGTGATTTACGTTCTAATTATTGCCTACTATGCGCACTACATGAACAATCTTGATAAAGAATATGGTTGTGCTGAAGTGGAGGAAGATTAA
- a CDS encoding DUF294 nucleotidyltransferase-like domain-containing protein — protein sequence MAEKNNAIYPASHSLVQNLRQQLMQSLPFSKMAQKDVDFFLTSSREAYFAPKEVILSPADGVPQYLYLIRQGSVSGRRDIPGIEETAFLLDAGSLFSIGSAFANRAVSTTYSAVDDCFCLLCPVEAMRQLAMQSVPFSEFLNNRIWGLLQESRIALRNSFASQALAEQSLESRVGDLALKKPLTIGPNQSLREALTLIHEKKVGSILVMDDGQTILGILTRYDVLSRVTLSNLDLNTPISQVMSTDVKTLTVDDTVEKAGLLMSRLHIRHLPVLDRGELVGIISERDLFSLQRLSLNNISSAIRGTDELAQLKKCADDIRQFARNLLGQGIQARQLTTLISHLNDVLTARLIEIYAAKHQLNMTQFAWIALGSEGRSEQTIATDQDNALVFSDAESESQRAIYLCFANEVNWALDECGYPLCKGNIMANNPKLCLSQQEWLTRFSRWIEQGNPQDLLNASIFFDLRPLAGNADLLIPLKDYVRTKAAAIPRFIKLLADNSLNIRVPLNWLGGIEFTEIDGKKTIDLKLQGTAIIVDVARIYSLAHGIEVTNTRERLAAVGRALNIPESESAAWITAFEFLQTQRLAVQIGEARVTGNPNVVDIDSLNSVDRSILREALLQARSLQQLLQLDYAG from the coding sequence ATGGCTGAAAAAAATAATGCTATTTATCCTGCTTCCCATAGCCTCGTTCAAAACTTACGCCAGCAACTGATGCAAAGCCTGCCATTTTCGAAAATGGCCCAAAAGGATGTTGATTTTTTTCTGACCTCATCTCGCGAAGCCTACTTTGCACCCAAAGAAGTGATTTTGTCGCCAGCAGATGGTGTTCCGCAATACTTGTATTTAATTCGACAAGGAAGCGTATCGGGTCGACGTGATATTCCTGGGATAGAAGAGACCGCTTTTTTGTTGGATGCAGGAAGTTTATTTTCGATTGGCTCTGCATTTGCTAATCGAGCCGTCTCCACGACTTATAGTGCAGTCGATGACTGTTTTTGTTTATTGTGCCCAGTGGAGGCAATGCGCCAGTTGGCAATGCAATCGGTACCCTTTAGTGAATTTTTGAATAATCGGATTTGGGGGTTACTGCAAGAATCACGCATTGCATTACGCAATTCGTTTGCATCTCAGGCGCTTGCAGAGCAATCATTGGAGAGTAGGGTAGGCGACTTAGCGCTTAAAAAACCATTGACCATCGGCCCAAATCAATCCTTGCGTGAGGCCCTGACGCTGATTCATGAAAAAAAAGTGGGATCTATTTTGGTGATGGATGATGGGCAAACTATTTTAGGAATTTTGACGCGTTATGACGTTCTTTCACGAGTGACTTTGAGCAACTTAGATTTGAATACACCTATCTCTCAGGTCATGTCGACAGATGTCAAAACCTTGACTGTCGACGACACTGTAGAAAAAGCGGGCTTACTCATGTCTCGGTTGCATATTCGGCACTTGCCTGTTTTGGATCGAGGAGAGCTTGTCGGCATTATTTCAGAGCGAGATCTTTTTTCCTTGCAACGCCTCTCGCTCAACAATATTAGTTCAGCTATTCGAGGGACTGATGAGCTAGCTCAGCTCAAGAAGTGCGCAGACGATATACGTCAATTTGCCCGTAATTTATTAGGGCAAGGAATACAGGCGCGACAACTAACTACTCTCATTAGTCATTTAAATGATGTTCTAACAGCACGATTGATTGAGATTTATGCCGCTAAACATCAATTAAATATGACCCAGTTTGCTTGGATTGCCTTAGGCTCTGAAGGGCGTAGCGAACAGACTATTGCAACGGATCAAGATAATGCTTTGGTGTTTTCAGATGCCGAGTCCGAGAGCCAGCGCGCGATTTATCTGTGTTTTGCCAACGAAGTCAACTGGGCGCTAGATGAATGTGGTTATCCGCTGTGCAAGGGCAACATCATGGCGAACAATCCAAAACTTTGCCTTTCTCAGCAGGAATGGCTGACGCGCTTTTCCCGTTGGATTGAGCAAGGCAATCCCCAGGATTTACTCAATGCCAGCATCTTTTTTGATTTACGACCGCTAGCCGGTAATGCAGATTTATTAATACCGCTGAAAGACTATGTTCGAACCAAAGCCGCGGCTATTCCACGGTTTATTAAGTTATTGGCGGACAACTCCCTCAATATCCGCGTACCCTTAAATTGGTTGGGTGGAATTGAGTTCACAGAGATCGATGGTAAAAAAACGATCGATTTGAAACTGCAAGGAACAGCAATCATTGTGGACGTAGCGCGAATCTATTCTTTGGCACACGGTATTGAAGTAACGAATACTCGCGAGCGTCTAGCTGCTGTTGGCCGTGCCTTAAACATTCCTGAGTCAGAGAGCGCTGCTTGGATTACCGCTTTTGAGTTTTTACAAACACAGCGTTTGGCCGTTCAGATTGGCGAAGCGAGGGTCACAGGCAATCCGAATGTAGTTGATATTGATAGCCTCAATAGCGTAGACCGAAGTATTTTGAGAGAGGCACTCCTACAGGCGCGCTCATTACAGCAGCTTTTGCAACTAGACTATGCTGGCTAA
- a CDS encoding 3'-5' exonuclease, translated as MLTHFRGLPLFDGMRRLFKSAQPESQRWVVLDTETSGLNPYSDRLLAIAAVAVEVSSDFKRVSIVIGDSYEAVLKQELPSDKGNILIHHIGAQAQSAGRPPLEVLEEFRQWVGNCPLLAFHAAFDEAMINRAYSLFGLKPLQNEWLDIEPLAKITGANPRIKSLDEWLSHFGIKCTIRHQAAADTFATAELLMRLWPSLIKEANSWASLRSISRQTNWIPR; from the coding sequence ATGTTGACTCACTTTAGAGGCTTGCCGTTATTCGATGGCATGCGCCGGCTGTTTAAGAGCGCTCAACCTGAATCTCAGCGTTGGGTCGTGCTGGATACTGAAACCAGTGGGCTCAATCCCTATTCGGATCGTCTGCTTGCCATTGCCGCAGTTGCAGTAGAAGTGAGTTCTGACTTTAAGCGCGTATCCATCGTTATTGGGGATAGCTATGAAGCTGTTCTCAAGCAAGAGTTGCCCAGCGATAAAGGCAATATTTTGATTCATCACATTGGGGCGCAGGCGCAGTCTGCAGGTAGGCCACCATTGGAGGTTTTAGAGGAGTTTAGGCAGTGGGTAGGCAATTGCCCCTTATTGGCATTTCATGCCGCTTTTGATGAGGCAATGATTAATCGAGCCTATTCCTTATTTGGCCTCAAGCCCTTACAAAATGAATGGCTAGATATTGAACCGCTTGCCAAGATTACTGGGGCAAACCCTAGAATCAAATCGCTTGATGAGTGGTTGAGCCATTTTGGGATTAAGTGCACCATCCGCCACCAAGCTGCAGCAGATACCTTCGCTACAGCAGAGCTATTGATGCGCCTATGGCCCAGTCTCATAAAAGAGGCGAATTCTTGGGCTAGCTTAAGGAGTATTAGCCGTCAAACTAACTGGATACCACGTTAA
- a CDS encoding VTT domain-containing protein yields MDLSYLLDLFLHLDKNLALVANEWGVWIYALLFAIIFVETGFVVMPFLPGDSLLFVAGAIAAVGGLDLWMLMALLTFAAVIGDALNYSIGRYIGNRVFSWENSRWFNRNAFDKAHAFYEKYGPITIVLGRFMPFIRTFAPFVAGVAHMRYPIFAFYNVAGGILWVSSLTSLGFFIGENPWVKSNFSLVALAMIIIPGLPALWIFLKEVLKKLQARAK; encoded by the coding sequence TTGGACCTCTCTTATCTCTTAGATCTATTTCTTCATCTCGACAAAAACTTAGCTCTAGTCGCTAATGAGTGGGGTGTCTGGATATACGCCCTGCTGTTTGCGATTATTTTTGTAGAAACAGGTTTTGTGGTGATGCCATTTTTGCCTGGGGATTCTCTATTATTTGTAGCTGGCGCTATAGCTGCAGTGGGAGGTTTAGATTTATGGATGCTGATGGCTTTATTGACTTTTGCTGCGGTCATTGGCGATGCTCTGAACTATTCAATCGGGCGTTATATCGGCAACCGGGTCTTCTCTTGGGAAAACTCACGTTGGTTTAATCGCAATGCCTTTGATAAAGCGCATGCCTTTTATGAAAAGTACGGCCCAATCACCATTGTTCTTGGGCGTTTCATGCCATTCATACGAACCTTTGCCCCATTTGTAGCTGGGGTTGCGCATATGCGCTATCCCATATTCGCTTTTTATAATGTTGCTGGCGGCATTCTGTGGGTCAGTAGTCTGACAAGTCTTGGTTTTTTCATTGGCGAAAATCCCTGGGTAAAAAGTAATTTCTCCTTGGTTGCCTTAGCTATGATCATCATTCCAGGCTTACCAGCCCTGTGGATTTTTCTTAAAGAAGTTCTAAAAAAACTTCAGGCTCGCGCCAAATAA
- a CDS encoding tetratricopeptide repeat protein, with product MSITKHPLDWHLLKWRATAMIVLGMKKQAMEVFEEMLKQFPNDAYVINSLAFMKTECGDKEGAISDYKRLMSSPDVTAAVWYNLGFLQEEVGQIQDAEHSFRQAIKLNENLDQAWYGLGLVLIQLQRFDEAIKALKKNTQMQPMSPYAWYQLARIYVERNQPDEATKIIGHLKQFEPKFAKQLEQETGLTA from the coding sequence ATGTCAATAACTAAACATCCTTTAGATTGGCATTTATTGAAGTGGCGTGCCACTGCCATGATAGTGCTTGGTATGAAAAAACAGGCCATGGAAGTGTTTGAGGAAATGCTCAAGCAGTTTCCAAATGATGCTTATGTAATTAATAGCCTCGCTTTTATGAAAACAGAGTGCGGTGATAAAGAGGGCGCAATTTCAGATTACAAGCGACTCATGTCGTCCCCAGACGTCACAGCAGCCGTTTGGTATAACCTCGGCTTTTTACAAGAGGAAGTCGGTCAAATTCAGGATGCTGAACATAGCTTTCGGCAAGCCATCAAGCTCAATGAAAATTTAGATCAAGCTTGGTACGGTCTGGGCTTGGTTCTGATTCAACTACAACGCTTTGATGAGGCCATTAAAGCGCTCAAGAAAAATACTCAAATGCAGCCCATGAGTCCTTACGCTTGGTATCAACTCGCGCGGATTTATGTTGAGCGCAACCAGCCTGATGAGGCTACCAAAATTATTGGTCACTTAAAGCAGTTTGAACCCAAATTTGCAAAGCAGTTGGAGCAGGAAACCGGTTTGACTGCTTAG
- a CDS encoding MOSC domain-containing protein: MLPLIIYTEASFTFLVHFILSAKALMRLLSISSGKVMPLFGSHHPDYSTVASAINKQSISNLDSPIPIEISRLGVAGDEQADLSVHGGIEKAIYVYPIEHYAFWNELLSLETKKSINLPLGALGENFTIEGLLETEIFVGDQMHIGTLQFTVVKLREPCFKFNAKMKYKGAAKAMLQSGFSGWYLRVNQTGAIAAGDDITVLPGQRLTSIADQNQALFNRGNQKDLWD, from the coding sequence TTGCTACCATTAATAATCTATACAGAGGCATCATTTACTTTCTTAGTTCATTTCATCTTATCAGCCAAAGCACTCATGCGACTACTCTCCATATCCTCCGGCAAGGTGATGCCACTCTTTGGATCTCATCACCCAGACTATTCAACGGTAGCCTCAGCTATCAATAAACAGTCCATTAGCAATCTTGATTCCCCTATCCCCATTGAAATCAGCCGACTTGGTGTTGCTGGAGATGAGCAAGCCGATCTGTCAGTGCATGGCGGTATTGAAAAGGCGATTTATGTCTATCCAATCGAGCACTATGCTTTTTGGAACGAACTACTTTCCCTGGAAACCAAAAAATCCATCAATCTCCCATTGGGTGCTCTAGGTGAAAACTTCACGATTGAAGGCTTACTAGAAACTGAAATATTTGTTGGGGATCAAATGCACATTGGCACTCTTCAATTTACTGTAGTCAAACTACGCGAACCCTGCTTTAAGTTCAATGCCAAGATGAAATATAAAGGTGCAGCTAAAGCCATGTTGCAATCAGGTTTTAGTGGATGGTACCTTCGTGTAAATCAAACTGGTGCTATCGCAGCGGGCGATGACATTACAGTCCTGCCAGGTCAAAGACTGACTTCTATTGCAGATCAGAATCAAGCCCTCTTTAATCGGGGTAATCAAAAAGATCTGTGGGATTAA